A DNA window from Paramormyrops kingsleyae isolate MSU_618 chromosome 10, PKINGS_0.4, whole genome shotgun sequence contains the following coding sequences:
- the LOC111833352 gene encoding uncharacterized protein, whose protein sequence is MDSCKFSPEDVSRPLSCPVGRLGPAKSTSSIDQFVSHRGNGDSAYSSFSGGSSAPEYGPLHLADELGYEGFLASDFKSAVDDPCSVPSSPSRSVVHWYRTAENAPEPRVPHTLAWKNCSWEPPPAPPARLDSFIAVKHLENSGGSWSPRDQSARPRTELVRNLRTSQANPRNPVEYQSFTEGLQCGNHRHKAQNLNSLVQHRESNKVKPPEITGENTHLACLDWRSQLNMDDPDYVQQQCQGDQSLSSNRRDEEDLHTSPYGSPCSSYLSRVVQQKMEHKEKHHGTFRHHNSCQLIFYSGPEKGVPAFKPDKKERAFSLQGLDHADRSAGTEMTQPVANLALDEIDKATMPLLFHLAGESRGTLVRKSKGEIETNVILKELRLESSPKGQLGTKASDSSSDYGSSSGGTQSSRQLEVAVQVGGGSGASALSSPNGSPRMTSCDGVRDTQPVVLMETTSKRTDLHTTPVPFKVTPVPGHTTSIQFASKVSSENPESLESGIWGKQNFAQLQVARAGLLKMLSPEQRNLCYSDPDSLNHMGDEPAYRGCRSVDDQLVEPVSKDKLSGQGLVAARRKVFETKGRALSAFCFSKSALKHIQREALQAYMECKAGRQGTGAQPPDRRHSMAGKVAEFGQRSLCRNAELGKEEGRPLSAGRLLDPPAGCVTCADLGSLSYCEQGHFNEKVIPATERSSSTDNLCRLRSTPTPYALQTTIRSNESLPLNNLTLSSQKSVEGKSSVSKYPVDRVDPADRAEPVDRVDLVDRADMGQVGRAVCMADSSRVPREEAATRRVGRFWASASRSESVEQLRGRRMAQAHEQRSSPSFFEGQERRQVLEHRRPLFKQESAPQLRVGELGSRDQVHSKAWAIPEPSATGGTTHFPSSPSLSPAGSPSSLPVSGLDFRKRWIQSLSRGRSSSRVKTSPVQPSLLELSVDDPEEIFGSFPEVFLNQGVMTDSDLWLRSRDGERPPTGGEGGSQRTRDTQCQVQETDTSTREELLRKEEEDEEGVSVDEPESPSVATSETIVKWQWEDMVQQVAAEDQTLAHVLLPAASGITAVALIEQLLSGDTLLMEEHYRWKHAQEASGPDTEDGFAADVVCSLNAAHPTTEAQAQETGQTQGGAGSEVTKKKRLLMSCIERHLEALAERRAALRQELLAHGERANAMASLVQEHCLPPEYERYTQFLDDLERVVSLLLCLSARLARVQNALSVSDQHMDPEEKESLQNRHRLLCRQRDDAKGLRENLERRQGVVAAILAKYLSGQQQEEYKQMVQTKASLLIQQKDLDERQRLREEQLQALLGSLPP, encoded by the exons ATGGATTCCTGCAAGTTCAGCCCAGAAGACGTGAGTCGCCCATTAAGCTGCCCTGTTGGGAGACTCGGCCCCGCTAAATCCACCAGCAGCATCGACCAGTTTGTGAGTCACCGTGGTAACGGGGACTCTGCGTATAGCTCTTTCTCTGGGGGCTCGAGCGCCCCCGAATATGGGCCACTTCACCTTGCTGATGAGCTTGGCTATGAGGGCTTCCTGGCGTCAGACTTTAAGAGCGCCGTGGACGACCCGTGCTCGGTCCCCAGCTCCCCCTCCAGAAGCGTGGTGCACTGGTACCGCACAGCCGAAAATGCCCCAGAACCCAGAGTTCCGCACACTTTGGCTTGGAAGAATTGCAGCTGGgagccccccccagctcccccggCACGGCTGGACAGCTTTATAGCAGTTAAGCATCTGGAAAACTCTGGAGGCAGTTGGAGCCCTAGGGACCAGTCGGCACGGCCCAGAACAGAATTGGTCCGCAACCTTAGAACTTCACAGGCTAATCCAAGAAACCCAGTGGAGTATCAGAGCTTTACCGAGGGACTCCAATGTGGGAACCATCGTCACAAGGCTCAGAACCTCAACAGCCTTGTCCAGCACAGAGAGAGCAATAAGGTTAAGCCTCCTGAGATCACTGGCGAAAATACCCATCTTGCTTGTCTGGACTGGCGAAGTCAGCTTAACATGGATGATCCAGACTATGTTCAGCAGCAGTGCCAAGGTGACCAAAGCCTATCTTCAAACAGGAGAGATGAAGAGGACCTCCATACAAGCCCATATGGTTCTCCGTGCTCCTCATACCTGTCCAGGGTCGTCCAGCAGAAAATGGAGCACAAAGAAAAGCATCACGGCACTTTTAGGCATCACAACAGCTGCCAACTCATCTTCTACTCTGGCCCAGAAAAAGGCGTCCCTGCCTTCAAGCCTGACAAAAAGGAGAGGGCTTTTTCTCTCCAGGGACTGGACCATGCTGACAGGAGTGCAGGGACAGAGATGACGCAGCCTGTAGCGAACTTGGCTCTCGATGAGATCGACAAGGCGACTATGCCACTGTTGTTTCACCTGGCAGGAGAGAGCAGGGGCACATTAGTAAGGAAATCAAAAGGTGAGATTGAGACTAATGTTATCCTCAAGGAATTAAGACTGGAGAGCAGCCCCAAGGGGCAACTGGGAACCAAAGCCTCTGATTCTTCTTCAGACTATGGCTCCAGCAGTGGTGGCACTCAGAGCAGCCGCCAGCTAGAGGTGGCCGTCCAGGTTGGGGGTGGCAGCGGCGCTTCTGCTCTCAGCTCGCCGAACGGTTCACCCAGGATGACCTCCTGCGACGGCGTGAGAGACACGCAGCCTGTGGTCCTAATGGAAACCACCTCCAAGAGGACGGATCTGCACACCACCCCCGTTCCGTTCAAGGTCACACCGGTCCCTGGACACACGACCTCTATTCAATTTGCTTCCAAGGTTTCCTCTGAGAATCCCGAGAGTTTAGAATCAGGCATCTGGGGAAAGCAGAATTTCGCTCAGCTTCAGGTAGCACGAGCTGGACTTCTGAAGATGCTGAGCCCAGAGCAGAGGAACCTGTGCTATTCTGATCCAGACAGTTTGAATCACATGGGAGATGAACCTGCTTACAGAGGGTGCCGCTCAGTGGATGACCAGCTGGTGGAGCCAGTGAGCAAAGACAAACTGAGCGGACAGGGTCTGGTAGCAGCTAGACGGAAGGTCTTTGAAACCAAAGGCCGTGCCCTGTCAGCTTTCTGCTTCTCCAAAAGCGCACTGAAGCACATCCAGCGCGAGGCCTTGCAGGCGTACATGGAGTGTAAGGCAGGCCGCCAAGGCACAGGAGCCCAACCTCCTGATCGCAGACACTCCATGGCTGGGAAGGTGGCGGAGTTTGGCCAAAGGTCACTTTGCAGAAATGCAGAACTCGGGAAGGAGGAGGGCAGGCCCCTTTCTGCAGGCCGCCTGCTGGACCCCCCAGCCGGCTGCGTCACCTGCGCAGACCTGGGGTCTCTCTCCTACTGTGAGCAAGGACACTTTAATGAGAAAGTGATCCCAGCTACTGAGAGATCGTCTTCTACGGATAACCTTTGTCGATTGCGTTCCACTCCAACTCCATATGCCCTGCAG ACCACGATCCGCTCCAATGAATCTTTACCATTGAATAACCTGACACTGAG TTCTCAGAAATCAGTTGAAGGGAAGTCTTCAGTGAGCAAGTACCCAGTGGATCGGGTGGACCCAGCAGATCGGGCGGAGCCAGTGGATCGGGTGGATCTAGTGGATAGAGCGGACATGGGGCAAGTGGGCCGTGCCGTCTGCATGGCAGATTCTAGCAGGGTGCCCAGGGAGGAGGCAGCCACGCGACGGGTCGGCAGGTTCTGGGCCTCTGCTTCACGCTCAGAGTCCGTGGAGCAGCTACGAGGCCGGCGCATGGCCCAGGCCCACGAGCAGAGAAGTTCACCGTCCTTCTTCGAGGGCCAGGAGAGGCGGCAGGTGCTAGAGCACAGGAGGCCCCTATTCAAACAGGAGTCTGCCCCACAGCTCCGTGTCGGTGAGCTCGGGAGCCGCGACCAGGTGCACAGCAAGGCCTGGGCCATCCCTGAGCCATCCGCCACGGGGGGCACCACCCACTTCCCATCCAGCCCCTCTCTCAGTCCAGCTGGCAGCCCCTCGTCCCTCCCTGTGTCTGGCTTGGATTTCCGTAAAAGATGGATCCAGTCTTTATCCAGAGGCAGGTCCAGCTCCAG AGTGAAGACGTCCCCAGTGCAGCCCTCACTGCTGGAGCTCTCGGTGGATGATCCTGAAGAGATATTTGGGTCCTTCCCTGAGGTATTTTTAAACCAAGGAGTGATGACAGACTCGGACTTGTGGCTCAGGAGCAGGGATGGAGAACGTCCCCCAACAGGGGGCGAAGGAGGTTCCCAGAGAACCAGAGACACCCAGTGTCAAGTCCAAGAGACGGACACAAGCACCAGGGAAGAACTTCTGAGaaaggaggaggaagatgaggaagGAGTTTCAGTGGATGAACCCGAGTCTCCTTCAGTCGCCACCAGCGAAACCATAGTGAAATGGCAGTGGGAGGACATGGTGCAGCAGGTGGCGGCGGAGGATCAGACATTAGCACATGTGCTGCTGCCAGCAGCCAGTGGGATCACTGCAGTCGCACTGATAGAGCAGCTGCTTTCTGGGGACACCTTACTGATGGAAGAGCATTACAGGTGGAAGCACGCTCAGGAGGCCAGCGGCCCGGACACAGAGGACGG CTTTGCAGCGGATGTGGTGTGTTCTCTTAATGCTGCTCATCCAACCACTGAAGCTCAAGCTCAAGAAACTGGCCAGACACAAGGCGGGGCAGGAAGTGAGGTCACTAAGAAGAAG AGGCTGCTGATGTCATGCATCGAGCGCCACCTGGAGGCACTGGCTGAGCGGCGGGCGGCTCTCAGGCAGGAGCTGCTGGCCCATGGGGAGCGGGCCAATGCCATGGCCTCCCTGGTGCAGGAGCACTGTCTGCCACCGGAGTATGAGCGCTACACTCAGTTCCTGGATGACCTGGAGCGGGTGGTCAGCCTGCTTCTGTGCCTCTCCGCCCGTCTGGCCCGGGTGCAGAATGCATTGAGCGTTTCGGACCAACATATGGACCCGGAGGAGAAG GAATCCCTGCAGAACCGCCACCGTTTGCTGTGTAGACAGAGGGACGACGCCAAGGGCCTGAGAGAGAACCTGGAGAGAAGGCAGGGCGTGGTGGCTGCCATTTTGGCCAAATACCTGAGTggccagcagcaggaggagtaCAAGCAGATGGTGCAGACCAAGGCCTCACTGCTCATCCAGCAGAAGGACCTGGACGAGAGGCAGCGTCTCAGggaggagcagctgcaggcTTTGCTGGGCAGCCTGCCCCCGTAG